One Amycolatopsis sp. NBC_00355 genomic window carries:
- a CDS encoding SRPBCC family protein, producing MNARRSFLNGIGIGVAALGAAMVVAAQSPATAAEAKPDPGAHQVCRGVTVDRTAPVISSVSVLIKAPPATVWRLHADIDRWPSWIPEITPAHKVTPGPLRPGSVFTWSPQDMHVESTIKSIAPLRCTAWGAPVNGITGVHLWTFEQTPAGVLATTEESWAGPPVDADVPGSQAGLDQGLGDWANRLKVTAETRPGCR from the coding sequence ATGAACGCACGACGTAGTTTCCTCAACGGCATCGGCATCGGCGTCGCGGCCCTGGGCGCGGCGATGGTGGTGGCGGCCCAGTCGCCGGCGACGGCCGCCGAGGCGAAGCCGGATCCCGGAGCCCACCAGGTGTGCCGGGGTGTCACGGTCGACAGGACCGCGCCGGTGATCAGCAGCGTGAGCGTGCTCATCAAGGCACCGCCGGCGACGGTGTGGCGCCTGCACGCGGACATCGACCGGTGGCCGAGCTGGATCCCGGAAATCACCCCCGCGCACAAGGTCACGCCGGGCCCCCTGCGGCCGGGTTCGGTCTTCACCTGGTCCCCGCAGGACATGCACGTCGAGTCGACGATCAAGTCGATCGCCCCGCTGCGCTGCACGGCGTGGGGCGCCCCGGTGAACGGCATCACCGGCGTGCACCTCTGGACGTTCGAGCAGACCCCGGCCGGCGTCCTCGCCACCACGGAGGAATCCTGGGCGGGCCCGCCGGTCGACGCCGACGTCCCGGGCAGCCAAGCCGGCCTCGACCAGGGTCTCGGCGACTGGGCGAACCGCCTGAAGGTCACCGCCGAGACCCGGCCCGGCTGTCGCTGA
- a CDS encoding oxygenase MpaB family protein encodes MSNLSRRSVLSLGAALGLAGVASTAAPAWAWSPAGSVAGTGTGADPWQVWDGPVDGLLAALLDNGQVPAVNTALASWANNNDPLPGGLPAALAAHLQQAAALPSWADRAKLRLAADFNRRKDTYLFMLYGLGSGIMSTVIPREAESVYWSAGGANMKDRAAKTFTFGYDLSELTAYEPTGQFVVTANKTRLVHAAVRHLLPQSAHWRAATDTPVPISNGDILVTFHSLGTFVHRKLVEWKVPMTAAEEEAFLHMWQVAIHLLGVRDEFIPKTWADANAQSAYALTPILAPTTEGKELAKDLLGLTAQIDLGVTRGFLNEFVRYVLNDRIGDWLSLPRDYAAATLVRTGWPTYIAFREGLLPVLPVGFYMFDQFVRALAMLFLNNGTSPASTTIVIPTANRPGA; translated from the coding sequence ATGAGCAATCTCAGCAGAAGGAGCGTCTTGTCCCTCGGTGCGGCGCTGGGGCTGGCGGGAGTGGCGAGCACGGCCGCCCCCGCGTGGGCCTGGTCGCCGGCGGGTTCGGTGGCCGGCACCGGCACGGGAGCCGACCCGTGGCAGGTCTGGGACGGCCCGGTCGACGGCCTGCTGGCGGCGCTTCTCGACAACGGCCAGGTCCCGGCGGTCAACACCGCGCTGGCGTCTTGGGCGAACAACAACGACCCGCTGCCCGGCGGCCTGCCCGCCGCCCTCGCCGCCCACCTGCAGCAGGCCGCCGCCCTGCCCTCCTGGGCCGACCGCGCCAAGCTCCGGCTCGCCGCCGACTTCAACCGGCGCAAGGACACCTACCTGTTCATGCTCTACGGCCTCGGCAGCGGCATCATGAGCACGGTGATCCCGCGCGAGGCCGAGTCGGTCTACTGGTCCGCGGGCGGCGCCAACATGAAGGACCGCGCGGCCAAGACCTTCACCTTCGGCTACGACCTGAGCGAGCTGACCGCCTACGAACCCACCGGTCAGTTCGTGGTCACCGCCAACAAGACGCGGCTGGTGCACGCCGCGGTGCGGCACCTGCTGCCGCAGTCGGCGCACTGGCGGGCGGCCACGGACACGCCGGTCCCGATCAGCAACGGCGACATCCTCGTCACCTTCCACAGCCTCGGCACCTTCGTGCACCGGAAGCTGGTCGAGTGGAAGGTGCCGATGACGGCCGCGGAGGAGGAGGCCTTCCTGCACATGTGGCAGGTCGCCATCCACCTGCTCGGTGTGCGGGACGAGTTCATCCCCAAGACGTGGGCCGACGCGAACGCGCAGTCGGCGTACGCGCTCACACCGATCCTCGCTCCGACGACCGAGGGCAAGGAACTGGCCAAGGACCTGCTCGGCCTGACCGCTCAGATCGATCTGGGCGTCACGCGCGGGTTCCTCAACGAGTTCGTGCGCTACGTGCTGAACGACCGGATCGGCGACTGGCTCTCACTCCCCCGCGACTACGCGGCGGCCACCCTGGTCCGCACCGGCTGGCCCACCTACATCGCGTTCCGCGAGGGACTGCTGCCGGTCCTGCCCGTCGGGTTCTACATGTTCGACCAGTTCGTGCGCGCGCTGGCGATGCTGTTCCTCAACAACGGGACCTCACCGGCCAGCACGACCATCGTGATCCCCACCGCGAACCGGCCCGGCGCCTGA
- a CDS encoding AMP-binding enzyme, with protein sequence MGEIVYRGPTVTRGYWRKPRETAEAFAGGWFHSGDLVKQDEDGFVWVVDRKKDMIISGGENIYCAELENAIAEHPWVREVAVIGRPDERWGQVPVAVVAVAPEGGLSLRELTGFLTGRLASFKLPKDLVVLPGLPRNAGGKVDKGVLRAQDEASAPAPA encoded by the coding sequence GTGGGCGAGATCGTCTACCGCGGCCCGACGGTGACGCGGGGGTACTGGCGGAAGCCGAGGGAGACCGCGGAGGCCTTCGCCGGCGGCTGGTTCCACTCCGGCGACCTGGTCAAGCAGGACGAGGACGGCTTCGTCTGGGTGGTCGACCGCAAGAAGGACATGATCATCAGCGGCGGTGAGAACATCTACTGCGCCGAACTGGAGAACGCCATCGCCGAGCACCCGTGGGTGCGGGAGGTCGCCGTGATCGGCCGGCCCGACGAACGCTGGGGCCAGGTGCCCGTCGCGGTCGTCGCCGTCGCGCCGGAAGGCGGCCTGTCTCTGCGGGAGCTGACCGGGTTCCTCACGGGAAGGCTCGCGTCCTTCAAGCTGCCCAAGGACCTCGTGGTCCTCCCCGGCCTTCCCCGCAACGCGGGCGGCAAGGTCGACAAGGGGGTGCTGCGCGCCCAGGACGAGGCGAGTGCGCCGGCGCCGGCCTGA
- a CDS encoding NACHT domain-containing protein: MPAGRVMGKIGWLTAVLGLPGAAAGLWAGWVHEHSVLAVLLLILYEGVLAILTFVQGVGAELLKRWRTRFIDRVDQSLGRKLVRFDRRYREFVLGTLRFIDQKGLATIGPYTPQLDEVFVELWLVPRSPHQVKSDPLADVPAELTQRSSLTDLLDRPSPSVLAVVGAAGSGKTTLLRHTARRVCGAGEKKRRRTVPIFLFLRDHAAEILATPEVALADLQRGTLGRYREAEPKGWFEQKLRDGSCVVLLDGLDEVPAPGDRRSVADWVERQIGQYPGNDYVITSRPHGYWGAAITGATVFQVRRFTDEQVARFVRGWYRSIEQQSTDVANGETESRAGSAADDLLDRLRNSAALRELTVNPLLLTMIANVHHYRSALPGSRAELYSEICEVMLWRRHSAKRLPAELGGDQKELLLRQLAFTMMERRVRDLPRSGVLTALQPMLRRVSKDLTAETFLTDVGASGLLVERENGLYSFAHHTFQEHLAAAHLRDKGPSGLLPGRVDDEWWRECTLLYSARADTDPIIRACLASGTVIALALAFDCAQHAREIDPALRDRLDGLVHSSYDAGTDPHRRSLMARVLVNRHLRHLTSVVGTARICVRPITVDIYWLFLADTGTERPDDPRPFVPGAGGPVVGVRPADVLGFLRWVNEITGGEPVCRLPRRAEIEDPAVRRALGQTAGPPGSLSVWVRPDGPGAPELWTAEDDPHPHTITAEVLVRHVTRDLRDSATTLARLLVIRSLVLLRSVSFDLDHGAASVRAHKLTGELLRGLAGAADLAHAADPALIRVLGSATAHAGDLERAVGREVGHARELDLARLRDMDRRRRLDDTLALDLSLGRPFDTARTRGPDKESDLVHDLDLALSRDFEYAHRLAGVLSRDLDRALEPEAEPELDSVLALDRARDAERAPAPSAESDGHFTDLTGPALAHAVTYALHDSPDTEPVDRHRFSAAFARAFIAAAGIDTTERVVPPGSLAAEIQHACAAVRAEAGPAAARLGEATARLEELALPVFARKRELTAPIATAIRVAALCLAVEAEAVADSGSAAAFRRVAAGVSLLELRRSSQTPATETIVLASA, translated from the coding sequence ATGCCGGCGGGCAGGGTGATGGGGAAGATCGGCTGGTTGACGGCGGTTCTGGGGTTGCCGGGAGCCGCGGCGGGTCTCTGGGCCGGCTGGGTTCACGAGCATTCCGTGCTCGCGGTGCTCCTGCTGATTCTGTACGAAGGTGTGCTGGCGATCCTGACGTTTGTCCAGGGGGTCGGCGCGGAACTCCTCAAACGCTGGCGGACGCGATTCATCGACCGGGTCGACCAGAGCCTCGGGCGCAAACTGGTGCGCTTCGACCGCCGGTATCGGGAGTTCGTCCTCGGGACCCTGCGATTCATCGATCAAAAAGGCCTGGCGACCATCGGCCCGTACACCCCTCAGCTCGACGAGGTCTTCGTGGAACTCTGGCTGGTGCCGCGAAGCCCGCACCAGGTGAAGTCGGACCCGCTGGCCGACGTGCCGGCCGAACTGACCCAGCGCTCGTCGCTGACGGACCTGCTCGACCGGCCGTCCCCGAGCGTGCTGGCGGTGGTCGGCGCGGCGGGCAGCGGCAAGACGACCTTGCTGCGCCACACGGCCCGCAGGGTCTGCGGCGCCGGGGAGAAGAAGCGGCGGCGCACGGTGCCGATCTTCCTGTTCCTGCGCGATCACGCGGCCGAGATCCTGGCCACGCCGGAGGTGGCGCTGGCGGACCTCCAGCGCGGCACGCTCGGGCGCTACCGGGAGGCCGAACCGAAGGGCTGGTTCGAACAGAAACTGCGGGACGGTTCGTGCGTGGTCCTGCTCGACGGGCTCGACGAAGTGCCGGCCCCCGGCGACCGCCGCTCGGTCGCGGACTGGGTCGAGCGGCAGATCGGCCAGTACCCCGGCAACGACTACGTGATCACCTCCCGCCCGCACGGCTACTGGGGGGCCGCGATCACCGGCGCCACGGTGTTCCAGGTGCGGCGGTTCACCGACGAACAGGTCGCGCGCTTCGTCCGCGGGTGGTACCGGTCGATCGAACAGCAGAGCACCGACGTGGCCAACGGCGAGACGGAGTCGCGCGCCGGCTCCGCCGCCGACGACCTGCTCGATCGGCTCCGGAACTCGGCCGCGCTGCGCGAACTCACCGTGAACCCGTTGCTGCTGACCATGATCGCCAACGTGCACCACTACCGCAGCGCGCTGCCCGGAAGCCGGGCCGAGCTCTACAGCGAGATCTGCGAAGTGATGTTGTGGCGACGGCACAGCGCCAAGCGGCTGCCGGCCGAACTCGGCGGGGACCAGAAGGAACTGCTGCTGCGCCAGCTCGCGTTCACCATGATGGAGCGCCGGGTACGGGACCTCCCGCGCTCCGGGGTGCTCACCGCCCTCCAGCCGATGCTGCGCCGGGTCTCCAAAGACCTCACGGCGGAGACGTTCCTGACCGACGTCGGGGCCAGCGGGCTGCTGGTCGAACGGGAGAACGGCCTGTACTCCTTCGCCCACCACACGTTCCAGGAGCACCTCGCCGCCGCGCACCTGCGCGACAAGGGGCCGTCCGGCCTGCTCCCGGGGCGGGTCGACGACGAGTGGTGGCGGGAATGCACCCTGCTCTACTCCGCCCGCGCGGACACCGACCCGATCATCCGGGCCTGCCTGGCGTCCGGCACCGTCATCGCGCTCGCGCTGGCGTTCGACTGCGCGCAGCACGCCCGCGAGATCGACCCCGCGTTGCGGGACCGGCTGGACGGGCTGGTGCACTCGAGTTACGACGCCGGCACCGATCCCCACCGCCGCAGCCTGATGGCGCGGGTGCTGGTGAACCGGCATCTGCGCCACCTCACCTCCGTCGTCGGCACCGCGCGGATCTGCGTCCGGCCGATCACCGTGGACATCTACTGGCTCTTCCTCGCCGACACCGGCACCGAACGTCCCGACGATCCGCGGCCGTTCGTCCCGGGCGCCGGCGGACCGGTGGTCGGCGTGCGCCCGGCCGACGTCCTCGGCTTCCTCCGGTGGGTCAACGAAATCACCGGTGGTGAGCCGGTCTGCCGGCTGCCCCGCCGCGCCGAGATCGAGGACCCGGCGGTGCGGCGCGCGCTCGGTCAGACCGCCGGGCCGCCGGGCAGCCTCAGCGTGTGGGTGCGGCCGGACGGGCCGGGGGCGCCCGAGCTGTGGACGGCCGAAGACGACCCGCACCCCCACACGATCACCGCCGAGGTCCTCGTCCGGCACGTCACCCGGGATCTCCGGGACTCGGCGACGACCCTGGCCAGGCTGCTGGTGATCCGCTCGCTGGTGCTGCTGCGGTCCGTCTCGTTCGATCTCGACCACGGCGCGGCGAGCGTCCGGGCCCACAAGCTGACCGGGGAGCTGCTCCGCGGGCTGGCCGGCGCCGCGGACCTGGCCCACGCCGCCGACCCCGCGTTGATCCGGGTGCTCGGGTCGGCGACGGCCCACGCCGGCGACCTGGAGCGCGCGGTCGGCCGGGAGGTCGGCCACGCGCGCGAGCTCGACCTCGCCCGCCTGCGTGACATGGACCGGCGCCGCCGGCTGGACGACACGCTGGCGCTGGATCTCTCGCTGGGCCGCCCGTTCGACACGGCCCGCACGCGCGGACCGGACAAGGAAAGCGACCTGGTGCACGACCTCGACCTGGCCCTGTCCCGGGATTTCGAGTACGCCCACCGCCTGGCCGGCGTCCTGAGCCGGGATCTCGACCGCGCCCTCGAACCGGAGGCGGAGCCGGAACTGGACTCCGTGCTGGCCCTCGACCGGGCTCGCGACGCCGAGCGCGCCCCGGCGCCGTCCGCCGAGTCCGACGGGCACTTCACCGACCTCACCGGCCCGGCCCTGGCCCACGCCGTCACCTACGCGTTGCACGATTCCCCGGACACGGAACCCGTGGACCGGCACCGGTTCTCCGCCGCCTTCGCCCGCGCGTTCATCGCGGCCGCGGGCATCGACACCACCGAACGCGTCGTTCCGCCGGGCTCGCTCGCGGCCGAGATCCAGCACGCCTGCGCGGCCGTCCGGGCCGAGGCGGGGCCGGCCGCGGCCCGGCTCGGCGAGGCCACGGCCCGGCTGGAGGAACTCGCGCTCCCCGTCTTCGCCCGCAAACGCGAGCTCACCGCGCCCATCGCGACGGCGATCCGCGTCGCCGCCCTGTGCCTGGCGGTCGAAGCGGAAGCGGTGGCGGACAGCGGTTCCGCCGCGGCGTTCCGCCGGGTCGCGGCGGGGGTGAGCCTGCTCGAACTCCGCCGCAGCAGCCAGACGCCCGCCACCGAGACGATCGTGCTCGCCAGCGCCTGA
- a CDS encoding AMP-binding protein yields MADCTPSAVVVDAHLLPLLRAVPAAAAVGTVVVIGEAAGDPLGYEEFLAAHEPLEPPDVSEESTALIMYTSGTTGRPKGVLLSHRNMQLQAITCIRAMEMSDDSDIGFLTAPFFHIAGLGSIVAHFVVGGTVVLHPLGAFDPKAVLDAYEREGATVVFNVPQQWDLLCAQPDIGERALKLRIISWGAAPATDTTLRAIAEKFPGALNVAVFGQTETSPWARWARSSTAARR; encoded by the coding sequence CTGGCCGACTGCACACCTTCGGCCGTCGTCGTCGACGCGCACCTGCTGCCGCTGCTGCGGGCCGTACCGGCCGCCGCGGCCGTCGGCACGGTGGTCGTCATCGGCGAGGCCGCCGGGGACCCCTTGGGGTACGAGGAGTTCCTGGCCGCGCACGAACCCCTGGAACCGCCGGACGTCAGCGAGGAGTCGACGGCGCTGATCATGTACACCTCGGGCACCACCGGCCGGCCGAAGGGAGTCCTGCTGTCCCACCGGAACATGCAGCTGCAGGCGATCACCTGCATCCGCGCGATGGAGATGTCCGACGACTCCGACATCGGCTTCCTGACCGCGCCCTTCTTCCACATCGCGGGCCTGGGTTCGATCGTGGCGCACTTCGTCGTCGGCGGGACGGTCGTGCTCCACCCGCTGGGTGCCTTCGACCCGAAGGCGGTGCTCGACGCCTACGAACGCGAAGGGGCCACCGTCGTGTTCAACGTGCCGCAGCAATGGGACCTGCTCTGCGCGCAGCCGGACATCGGCGAGCGCGCGCTGAAACTGCGCATCATCAGCTGGGGTGCCGCACCGGCGACCGACACGACGCTGCGCGCCATTGCCGAGAAGTTCCCCGGCGCGCTGAACGTGGCGGTGTTCGGTCAGACCGAGACGTCGCCGTGGGCGAGGTGGGCGAGATCGTCTACCGCGGCCCGACGGTGA
- a CDS encoding ABC transporter permease encodes MSTATLAAPAAAVTASARAGRVDNRGTYLSFGLAYVLGHGAAAVSRGDDPLVHLPGWLPMTLLGAGLAVGTVFATLTAARAQRGAGPADVLSGRLLGLSWLLAFGALSLAITGLTSTVDSPGLADVLWPAGSGLVVGLLYISEGAVRRNVLHYSLGTWLALVSTASLAFGTPGLFWGLAVAGGGGYAVATVLEHRRLTR; translated from the coding sequence ATGTCCACTGCCACCCTCGCCGCCCCGGCCGCCGCCGTCACCGCCTCCGCTCGTGCCGGCCGGGTCGACAACCGCGGTACCTACCTCAGCTTCGGGCTCGCCTACGTCCTCGGCCACGGCGCGGCCGCGGTGTCCCGGGGCGACGACCCGCTGGTCCACCTGCCCGGCTGGCTGCCGATGACCCTGCTCGGCGCCGGTCTCGCCGTTGGCACCGTGTTCGCCACCCTCACCGCGGCCCGGGCGCAGCGCGGCGCCGGCCCGGCCGACGTCCTCAGCGGCCGGCTTCTGGGTCTGTCCTGGCTCCTCGCCTTCGGTGCCCTCTCCCTCGCCATCACCGGGCTCACGTCCACAGTGGACTCTCCGGGGCTGGCCGACGTGCTCTGGCCCGCCGGTTCCGGGCTCGTCGTCGGGCTGCTCTACATCAGCGAAGGCGCCGTGCGCCGCAACGTCCTGCACTACAGCCTCGGCACCTGGCTCGCCCTCGTCTCCACCGCCTCGCTCGCCTTCGGGACCCCCGGCCTGTTCTGGGGCCTCGCCGTCGCCGGCGGCGGCGGTTACGCGGTCGCCACCGTCCTCGAACACCGCCGTCTCACCCGCTGA
- a CDS encoding TetR/AcrR family transcriptional regulator → MTAESPAATRPRNRKQLIVEAAGGVFSARGYHAASMEEIATTVGITAAALYRHFPNKYALFAECANVMVDRLVAAVDEVPPDAAAADVLAAVTRVTVAHRAAGGLYRWEARYLERGDRRVLKAKFAHVVARVSEVVRREHPLPDEHLRAAAALGVIASITMHRTSIAPRRAEDLLLASALRVAATSPKAAVGSARSVELPVLPVPRTRRAEILAAAVPLFERDGFANVTNGRIAEAAGLVPSTLYRHFPGKADILAAACLQAAGLLAQAVEQNLHGVAGPHDAVIALAATYVAYSFEHTALTSVADAEVAGLPAGLQRPLAVAQREHIAIWEQQLRLVRPDLDPRQARALVHAGFGVVVEAGRRLRWQDSPDHRGAVTALVVGALGLPA, encoded by the coding sequence ATGACCGCCGAGTCGCCCGCGGCCACCCGGCCGCGCAACCGCAAACAGCTCATCGTCGAGGCGGCGGGCGGGGTGTTCAGCGCGCGCGGCTACCACGCGGCGTCCATGGAGGAGATCGCGACCACCGTGGGCATCACCGCGGCGGCCCTGTACCGGCACTTCCCGAACAAGTACGCGCTGTTCGCCGAGTGCGCGAACGTCATGGTGGACCGGCTCGTCGCCGCGGTCGACGAGGTGCCGCCCGACGCCGCCGCGGCGGACGTGCTCGCCGCCGTCACCCGGGTCACCGTCGCGCATCGCGCGGCGGGCGGGCTGTACCGGTGGGAGGCGCGGTACCTCGAACGCGGTGACCGCCGGGTCCTCAAGGCGAAGTTCGCCCACGTCGTCGCGCGGGTGAGCGAGGTGGTGCGGCGCGAGCACCCGCTGCCGGACGAGCACCTGCGGGCCGCGGCGGCCCTCGGGGTGATCGCGTCGATCACGATGCACCGCACCTCGATCGCCCCGCGCCGGGCCGAAGACCTGCTGCTGGCGTCCGCGTTGCGCGTTGCCGCAACCAGTCCCAAGGCGGCCGTCGGGAGCGCGCGCTCCGTCGAGCTGCCCGTCCTGCCCGTGCCGCGCACCCGGCGCGCGGAGATCCTCGCCGCCGCCGTCCCGCTGTTCGAGCGGGACGGCTTCGCCAACGTCACGAACGGCCGGATCGCCGAGGCCGCGGGGCTGGTCCCGTCGACGCTCTACCGCCATTTCCCCGGCAAGGCCGACATCCTGGCGGCGGCCTGCCTGCAGGCGGCGGGACTGCTGGCCCAGGCGGTGGAGCAGAACCTGCACGGGGTGGCCGGCCCGCACGACGCCGTGATCGCCCTGGCGGCGACGTACGTGGCCTACAGCTTCGAGCACACCGCCCTCACCAGCGTCGCCGACGCCGAGGTCGCCGGCCTGCCCGCCGGCTTGCAGCGCCCCCTGGCCGTCGCCCAGCGCGAGCACATCGCCATCTGGGAGCAGCAACTGCGGCTCGTCCGCCCGGACCTCGATCCGCGCCAGGCCCGGGCCCTGGTGCACGCGGGGTTCGGTGTGGTGGTCGAGGCCGGACGGCGGCTGCGGTGGCAGGACAGCCCGGACCACCGCGGCGCCGTCACCGCCCTGGTCGTGGGGGCGCTGGGGCTCCCGGCGTGA
- a CDS encoding ABC transporter substrate-binding protein: protein MPEKPDTAVSLTHRAIGLRAEDPVRARALLGVALAKDDGYEPAWRWLAELVETDGERRFCLERAYEIKADPETGRALKAVRADPPSTPADVADLVEPARPPANVRTGRSKRGGRKIWVAVGAAVVLASVLGVWTAAGAERGEPVYVALVAGMTGDNAVTSAHLERAVRMHVDTVNAAGGIHGHPVELLVYDDADRVDQAVGIAERIVRENKVLYVVGHGSSDTALAASPIYRRARIPAITPSASSSRLTDGSEWYFRSMFGNRTQSDFLSVYASHVLGSKTAAVVYDDDEDGRSAHDTFRESFGEFGRVTAELPVSAAPASRAASVDAAVAALESHDPREPIVLAAKEKSGLEVIDRLRSAGVTAPILGSSSLSSRAFHDALTTAERKSGRPGALTGNLFMATPLAQDSLSGPAQVWADAFEQRYGERPLWQAATARQAMNVGLHAMGAGGLDFGENHRAEDRQRVRDSLASLKDRKNSFPALLGPLYFTAGGSAQMAVSVVTSDGARFVSAPVQFTIYEPPNGEALTAGLADGQVIAVKNRYLSRRQVVATGINLNEVRDLDTTDGTYFVDFFVWLKYTGGDAAADVQFVNAVKPDLKLGEPLRDVTEDGHTYRLYRVADRFKSSFEFHDFPFDHQRLTVLLQNRTQTADQVSYVTDKEILDQDPRAYLRSGADAEATINQVPNWVASSVHFFRQTVGSSDALGDGQAAGAATGIYYSQYAAEIEIERDTLPFLIKNLLPLILLICVTYLSLFFKAADGSAPVSMGVTAILSTAVLLNNVTSQLPSVSYIVALEWGYYAFILLAAGCVLIAMLRKRFAALKRDEAEQSLRKAARIGYPAYLLAVVTVFMIAFG, encoded by the coding sequence GTGCCGGAGAAGCCCGACACCGCGGTGTCGCTCACCCACCGGGCGATCGGGCTCCGGGCCGAGGATCCGGTGCGGGCCCGGGCGCTGCTGGGGGTCGCGCTGGCCAAGGACGACGGTTACGAGCCGGCGTGGCGGTGGCTCGCCGAACTGGTGGAGACCGACGGCGAACGGCGGTTCTGCCTCGAGCGCGCCTACGAGATCAAAGCCGATCCCGAAACCGGCCGGGCGCTCAAGGCGGTGCGCGCCGACCCGCCGAGTACTCCCGCCGACGTCGCCGATCTGGTCGAACCGGCGCGGCCGCCGGCGAACGTCCGCACCGGGCGGTCGAAGCGCGGCGGGCGGAAGATCTGGGTCGCCGTGGGCGCGGCCGTGGTCCTGGCCTCGGTGCTGGGTGTGTGGACGGCGGCGGGAGCCGAGCGTGGCGAACCCGTCTACGTGGCGCTGGTGGCGGGGATGACCGGCGACAACGCGGTGACCTCCGCCCACCTGGAGCGCGCGGTGCGGATGCACGTCGACACCGTGAACGCGGCGGGCGGAATCCACGGGCACCCGGTGGAACTGCTCGTCTACGACGACGCGGACCGCGTGGACCAGGCGGTCGGGATCGCGGAGCGGATCGTCCGGGAGAACAAGGTCCTCTACGTCGTCGGGCACGGGAGCAGCGACACCGCGCTCGCGGCGTCGCCGATCTACCGGCGGGCCCGGATCCCGGCGATCACCCCGTCGGCCAGCTCGTCGCGGCTCACCGACGGCAGCGAGTGGTACTTCCGCAGCATGTTCGGCAACCGGACGCAGAGCGACTTCCTGTCGGTGTACGCCTCGCACGTCCTGGGCTCGAAGACCGCGGCCGTCGTCTACGACGATGACGAGGACGGACGATCGGCGCACGACACCTTCCGGGAGTCCTTCGGCGAATTCGGCCGGGTGACCGCCGAGCTGCCGGTCTCCGCCGCGCCGGCGAGCCGGGCCGCGTCGGTCGACGCCGCGGTCGCCGCGCTCGAGTCGCACGACCCGCGTGAGCCGATCGTCCTCGCCGCGAAGGAGAAAAGCGGCCTCGAGGTGATCGACCGGCTCCGGTCCGCGGGGGTGACGGCGCCTATTCTCGGCAGCTCGTCGCTGAGTTCCCGGGCCTTCCACGACGCGTTGACCACGGCCGAGCGGAAGAGCGGGCGGCCGGGGGCCCTCACCGGCAACCTGTTCATGGCGACGCCGCTGGCCCAGGATTCGCTGTCCGGCCCCGCGCAGGTGTGGGCCGACGCCTTCGAGCAGCGTTACGGCGAACGTCCGTTGTGGCAGGCCGCGACGGCCCGGCAGGCAATGAACGTCGGGCTGCACGCGATGGGGGCCGGCGGGCTGGACTTCGGCGAGAACCACCGGGCGGAGGACCGGCAGCGGGTGCGGGACTCCCTGGCGTCGTTGAAGGACCGGAAGAACTCCTTCCCCGCGTTGCTCGGCCCGTTGTACTTCACCGCCGGCGGGTCGGCGCAGATGGCCGTGTCGGTGGTGACGAGCGACGGCGCCCGGTTCGTCTCGGCGCCCGTCCAGTTCACGATCTACGAGCCGCCGAACGGTGAAGCGTTGACGGCCGGGCTGGCGGACGGGCAGGTCATCGCGGTCAAGAACCGGTACCTGAGCCGGCGCCAGGTGGTGGCGACCGGGATCAACCTCAACGAGGTCCGCGACCTCGACACGACCGACGGCACGTACTTCGTCGACTTCTTCGTCTGGCTGAAGTACACCGGCGGCGACGCCGCGGCCGACGTGCAGTTCGTCAACGCCGTCAAACCCGACCTGAAGCTGGGGGAGCCGCTGCGCGACGTCACCGAGGACGGGCACACCTACCGGCTCTACCGGGTGGCCGACCGCTTCAAGAGCAGCTTCGAGTTCCACGACTTCCCGTTCGACCACCAGCGGCTCACCGTGCTGCTGCAGAACCGGACGCAGACCGCGGACCAGGTCTCCTACGTGACGGACAAGGAGATCCTCGACCAGGACCCGCGCGCCTACCTGCGCAGCGGCGCCGACGCCGAGGCGACCATCAACCAGGTCCCCAACTGGGTCGCGTCCTCGGTCCACTTCTTCCGGCAGACGGTCGGCAGCAGCGACGCGCTGGGTGACGGCCAGGCCGCCGGCGCCGCCACCGGGATCTACTACAGCCAGTACGCGGCGGAGATCGAGATCGAGCGGGACACCCTGCCGTTCCTGATCAAGAACCTGCTGCCGCTGATCCTGCTGATCTGCGTCACGTACCTGTCGTTGTTCTTCAAGGCCGCCGACGGCAGCGCGCCGGTGTCGATGGGCGTGACGGCGATCCTCAGCACCGCGGTCCTGCTCAACAACGTGACGTCCCAGCTCCCGTCGGTCAGCTACATCGTGGCGCTCGAATGGGGCTATTACGCGTTCATCCTGCTGGCCGCCGGTTGTGTGCTGATCGCGATGCTGCGCAAGCGCTTCGCCGCGCTGAAACGGGACGAAGCCGAACAGAGCCTGCGCAAGGCCGCGAGGATCGGCTACCCGGCCTACCTCCTCGCCGTCGTCACCGTCTTCATGATCGCGTTCGGGTGA